The following is a genomic window from Corallococcus soli.
CTCACCCTTTTCGCCGCGCCACGTGAGCGTGAAGGGCTGCGCCTGCAGGCCGTTGAGCACCGTGGCCAGCTTGTTGAAGGACTTCAGCGGCGTGCCGTTGATGGCCACGATGCGGTCGCCCGGCTGGATGCCCGCGCCCTCCGCCACGCTGCCCGACGCCACGGTCGCCACGTAGAGGTCCACCGCTTCGGCGCCCAGCGCCGCGGGGCCCTCGCCGGCCTGACGCGACAGGGACACCTGCTTCACCTCCGGCACGCGGCCGGAGACGACGCCCACCGCCACGGGCGACAGCCGCGCGACGCTCAGCTCCAGCGGCGAGCCCTCCGGCACCTTGGCCACTTCACGGTAGAGGGCCGCTTCGTCCTGCACGTGCACGCCGTTGACGGACAGCACCCGGTCAAAGCTCTTGAGGCCCGCGTTCGCCGCGGCCGAGCCCGCGAGCACGCCCACCACCGGCGGCTGCGGATAGGGGCTCACGCCAATCATCCCGCGCTCGACGGTGTCCACCGGGGACACCTCCGAGCTGCGCTCCGGCGTCACCTGCACCACCTGCTGCTGACCGTCGCGCTCCAGGGTGATGGGCACCGGGCGCTCGAACTTGCCGACGAACGCGTCGCGCATGTCGTCGAAGGTGCGGACCGGCTCGCCCTCCACCTTGAGGATGCGGTCTCCGGGGCGGATGCCCGCGGCGGCGGCGGCCATGTCCGGCGACACCATGCCCACGCGCGTGGACAGCGTCTCCTGGGGGCCCAGGAACACGAAGAAGTACACGAAGATGGGGAACACCAGGTTGAACGCCGGGCCCGCCAGCACGATGAGGCCGCGCTTCCAGGGTGGCTGCGCCAGGAAGCTGCGGGAGGCCTCCTCCGGCGACAGCTCCTCATAGGGCAGCTCACCCGCCATCTTCACGTAGCCGCCCAGGGGCAGCAGCGCCACCTGGTACTCCGTCTCGCCCTTGGTGAAGCCGATGAGCTTCGGCCCGAAGCCAATGGAGAACTTGAGGACCTTCACCCCGCAGGCCTTGGCCACGAGGAAGTGGCCGAGCTCGTGCACCGTCACGAGCACGCCCAGCAGGAGGATGAAGAACCCGAGGTTCTGGAGCATGGGCCGAACAGTAATCGCGCCCCCCGACCTGGACAACGCGCAACGACGTGCGCGAGGCAGACGGGCAGGCGCGAAAACAGGCACTTAGGGCAGCAGGTGCCTCACGAACTGCACATAGACGAACACCAGCGGCGCGTTGAACACGAGCGCGTCGATGCGATCCAACACGCCGCCATGTCCGGGAATGAGCTTTCCGGAGTCCTTCACGCCGTAAGCGCGCTTGAGCATGGACTCGCACAGGTCGCCCACGGGGCCCAGCAGTCCACCGAAGATGCCCAGCAGCACACAGTCCCAGACGGTGAAGACGGGGAAGAAGAACCCCCGGGCGATGAACATGCCCAGCACCGAGCCCACCATGCCGCCGAAGAAGCCCTCCCACGTCTTGTTCGGGCTGACGGCCGGGTAGAGCTTGTGCTTCCCGAGGAAGCGGCCCGCGAAGTACGCGAGCGTGTCGTTGGCCCAGGTGATGGTGAGCGCGCAGATGACCCACGCCAGGCCGTGCTCGGGCAGGAGCCGCAGCGCGGACAGCGCGGTGAGGCCGATGGCGCCGTAGAGGAAGCCCGTGACGAGGTGCGCGGCCCGGGTGGGGGCCTCCGCGAGCGCGCCCCGGAACAGGTTGTAGATCCACGCGAAGAAGAAGAAGACGGACGTCACCCAGAAGGCCGTCTCGCCCGTGCGGGCGGCGTCCTTCAGGGGGAGCAGCGGCATGAGGAAGGCGGCGGCCATGCCCACCCAGGCGGCGGCGCCCAGGCGCTTCTGCGTGATGAGGTAGTACTCACCGGTGCACACGGCCGCGGCGGCGCCGAGCAGCACCGCGCTGTACCACCCGCCCAGGAACAGCAGCAGGAGCACCAGCGGCAAGAGGGTGATGCCCGTGAGGATGCGGATGAGGAGGTTCTTGTTCTTCTCGTTCACGCCTTGGCCCGCTGGGGTGTTTCGTCCCGGTTCAGCTGGGCGGACGTCAGCCCGAAGCGCCGCTCGCGGCCCTGGTACTGCGACAGGCAGCGCAGGAACTCTTCGGTGCGGAAGTCAGGCCAGAGGGCGTCGGTGAAGCACAGCTCGGCGTACGCCACTTGCCAGAGCAGGAAGTTGGAGATGCGCTGTTCGCCGCTGGTGCGCACCACGAGGTCCACGGGGGGAAGCCCGGAGGTCCACAGCCGCGACTCCAGGTCGTCCGCGCCCAGGTGCGCGGGGTCCAGCTCGCCCCGGGCCACGGACTCCGCCAGGGAGCGCGCGGCGCGCAGCAGCTCCTCGCGGCCACCGTAGGAGAGCGCCAGGGTGAGGACCATGCCGGTGTTGTGGGCGGAGTCGGCCATCAGCCGCTCCAGCGGGTCCTTCACGTAGCGCGGCAGCTTCTCCACCTCGCCAATGGCGTTGAGGCGGATGCCGTTGTCCAGGATCTCCGCGCGCTCGCTCTCAAGATATTCGCGCAGCAGTTCCATGAGCCCGGCGACCTCTTCGGCGGGGCGGGCCCAGTTCTGGGAGGAGAAGGCGTAGAGGGTGAGGGCCTGCACGCCCACCCGGCGGGCGGTGCGTGTCACCTCCCGCACACTCACGCTGCCCTCGCGGTGGCCCTCCAGGCGAGGCTGGCCCCGGAGCTCCGCCCAACGCCCGTTGCCGTCCATGATGATGCCCACATGGCGCGGGAGAGGCCGGGCCTTGACCTGGACCTCGAGAGGGGTGGGCAACACGGTGGGGCGATCCATGAAGCCGCGCACCCTAGCGGTGGCTTCGCGTCGCGTCCACGGGCGCGTGGCCGGCCGGTCCCCCTCCCCCGCTGGCCGGTCGCCTGCCGGGGTTGAACGGTTCATGGGACACACAGGGCCGGATAGAGTGGGCTTCCATGAAAACTCCTGATGCCCTGGGCCGGTTCCGACTGCTGGGTGGCCTGGTGGGCCTGTGCCTGTTTGGTGGGGGTCCGGCCTTCGGGCAGGCGGTGGGGGCTGCGGCCCCGGCGTCCTCCAGGGACTACTTCACGGCCGCGATGGCGGAGACGGCCCGGCTCCATGACGACCTGGAGTACGAGCAGGCACTGGCTGCTGTAACGCGGGCGAAGCGGCTGGCCCGGTCCGACGCGGAGCGGGCGTCGGCGACCCTCTATGAAGGCGTCGTGCTGGCGGACATGGGGCGGCGCGAGGAGGCGCGGGCTTCGTTCCGGGCGGGCCTGGTGCTGACGCCGGACGCGAAGCTGCCGGTGAAGGTTTCGCCCAAGGTGGAGGACGACTTCGAGTCGGTGCGCAAGGAGGTCCAGCGCGACCGGCCGGCGGTGGCGCAACCGGTCCCGGAGGTGACGCCCCGTCCAGCGGATGCGCCGGTGCAGCGGACGGTGGAAGCCGCCCCGACGTCGCCCTCGCGGCCGGTGGCGTCCGTGGCTTCGCCCGGCGTGGACCTGAAGGTGGATGCGAAGCGGCCGCAGGTGCGGCGGGTGCCGACGCTGTCGTGGGTGCTGCTGGGCACGGGCGTGGCGGCGGGAGGCGCAGGGACGTTGTTCGGGCTCCAGTCGCGCGGCAACGTGGACTCCGCGCGCGAGGCGGAGCTGTCCTCGTCCGTGGACGGACACCTGAAGGACGCTCGCGGTCAGGCGGTGGTGGCGAACGTCCTGTTCGGCACCGCGCTGGCGGCGGCGGTGGGCGCCGTCACTGCGTACTTCCTGAGCGATCCCTCGGCCGAGGCGGGCACGCCGTGAGGGCGTGGCTCGCGGTGGCCGGAGTGTGGCTGGGCGTGGGCTGCACCGTGCCCAGCAAGGAGGCCGTCGAGGTCCAGCGCTTCTGCACGGATGTGGGCCGGGGCTTCCAGGACGGGACCCTGCGGCTGACGGAGAACGCGACCTGCGACCGGGGAGTCGCCGTGGAGGTCCAGGCCCAGGGTTTCAGCCCGGGCTGTGTCCGGGTGTCGCTCCAGGACCGCGACCAGCGGGAACTCGCCACCACTTCGCTGAAGGGGACCACGCAAGTCACCCCGAACAACCCGGCCCACCTTCGCGTCCTGCTCTCGGAGCAACAGGGCACCGCGTTCGACCTGGTCGCGACGGCCCATTATGCCAACTGCGAGGGGACGTCTCTGGCCCAGGCCCGCAAACAGGTAGAGGTTCCGAAGGGGAGCGTGCTGGGTGTCCAGCTCGTGGTGTCTGCAACGGATGTGGATGGGGACGGCTATGTCGATGTGGGCACCAGCGGCACGGACTGCGATGACCACAACGCACAACGCCACCCAGGAGCCCAGGAGGTCTGTAATGGCGTGGATGACAATTGCGCCGACGGTGAGACCGAGGCCTTCATTCCCTGGTTCGTCGATGAGGATGGCGATGGCTGGGCCGGTACACCCGCAGGCATGGGTTGCACACCTCCGGTGCCGGGCGCATCCCCGCAGTCGTTGGACTGTGATGAGAACTCCCCGTTCATCGCGCAGGGGATTGCAGAGATGTGCGACCGGTTGGACAACAACTGCGATGGGCGAGTGGATGAGGGCTGTTCCACCTCGTCCTGGGTGATGCAGCCCGATGCGGGGACCAGCGACTGGACCGCGCTCGCGGCCTATGCGCCCAACAACACATGGCTCGCGACGGGGACAGGAGTGGTGTCCCACGTGGGCGATCACTCGCTCGCGAAGGGCTGCTCAGGATTCTGGAGGGCCGCGTGGAGCAGCCGTGACGGACAGGTGTTCCTGGCGTCGGCCAGCAACGGGCTGGCCTCCACTATTCCCGGAGTGACCACCTGCTACGAAACGAGTCCTCCATCCGCCTCGAATGACCTTACGGGTATCACCGGCCTTGAAAGTGCGAAGGACGGCGGAGTCCAGGGGGTCTATGCCGTGGCCAGCAACGGGAAGATCTTCCACTGGTCCATGCCCTTCAACGTGTCGGGCGCCGTCACCCAGCTCGACATGGTTCCCGCCAGCCTGAGAGCGGTGGACGGAGAGGGAACGACCGATACCCTGCTGGCCGTGGGCGTCCGGTCGGATGGTGGACCGGCGGCGTTCCGCTTCAACCCGGACGGTGGCCCCTGGCTGCAAGAAGACCTGGATGCGCCCCACAGCAGCGGCCTCTTGAGCGTGGACGTGGTGGACAGCCGACTGGCCTATGCGGTGGCTGACAACGGCACGGTGCTGGCGCGCGAGCGCGGCGTCTGGCGCATGCTACCGCCCCTGATGGGCTCGGAGCATTTGACGGACGTCGTCGCCTACGGCCGGAGCGGGGTCTACGTCTCCAGCCTCGAAGGCAGGATCCACCTGTTCAATGGCAGCACCTGGCAGACGATCTACACGGGGCTCCAGCCGCTCACGAACATCGACGGGCCACTCCCTACGGAGATATGGGCCGTGGGCCATAAGGGCACCGTGCTGCGGTACAAACCCTGAACGCCGGGTTCCTCGCGAATCACTCCGTCAGCAGGTTGAGCTTGAAGAGATTGTCCTGGCCGGCCTTCACCGCAAAGGTCCGGGTCACGTCCTTCCTCAAGTCACTGTTCACGAGCCGCACCCGGTGCGTCCCTTCCGTGACCTCGACGACACCGAACGGGGTCTGCCCCAGGTTCTTGCCGTCCAGATACACCGTCGCGTACGGACGGATCCGGAACTCCACTCTTCCCTTGGCCAACGGGCGAAGAGGCCTCGACGGCCTCACGGGACGGCCCGCATCTGGCGATGTGGTCGCCGCGCCCGCGT
Proteins encoded in this region:
- the rseP gene encoding RIP metalloprotease RseP; the protein is MLQNLGFFILLLGVLVTVHELGHFLVAKACGVKVLKFSIGFGPKLIGFTKGETEYQVALLPLGGYVKMAGELPYEELSPEEASRSFLAQPPWKRGLIVLAGPAFNLVFPIFVYFFVFLGPQETLSTRVGMVSPDMAAAAAGIRPGDRILKVEGEPVRTFDDMRDAFVGKFERPVPITLERDGQQQVVQVTPERSSEVSPVDTVERGMIGVSPYPQPPVVGVLAGSAAANAGLKSFDRVLSVNGVHVQDEAALYREVAKVPEGSPLELSVARLSPVAVGVVSGRVPEVKQVSLSRQAGEGPAALGAEAVDLYVATVASGSVAEGAGIQPGDRIVAINGTPLKSFNKLATVLNGLQAQPFTLTWRGEKGERTEKLAQAPLKMRDDYGQTSAPLVFGVRPWSFSSADLPPVEKVTIDLGPVAAFKEAALIVPKIVGQMVQVLGGLVVGKVSPSTIGGPIMMYQLAAKSAEQGMDSFLNLMAIISINLGVMNLLPIPVLDGFQLLSAVWEGIRRRPIPVRVREVANMVGLALLLLLMLLAVTNDVTR
- a CDS encoding phosphatidate cytidylyltransferase; amino-acid sequence: MNEKNKNLLIRILTGITLLPLVLLLLFLGGWYSAVLLGAAAAVCTGEYYLITQKRLGAAAWVGMAAAFLMPLLPLKDAARTGETAFWVTSVFFFFAWIYNLFRGALAEAPTRAAHLVTGFLYGAIGLTALSALRLLPEHGLAWVICALTITWANDTLAYFAGRFLGKHKLYPAVSPNKTWEGFFGGMVGSVLGMFIARGFFFPVFTVWDCVLLGIFGGLLGPVGDLCESMLKRAYGVKDSGKLIPGHGGVLDRIDALVFNAPLVFVYVQFVRHLLP
- the uppS gene encoding polyprenyl diphosphate synthase, which gives rise to MDRPTVLPTPLEVQVKARPLPRHVGIIMDGNGRWAELRGQPRLEGHREGSVSVREVTRTARRVGVQALTLYAFSSQNWARPAEEVAGLMELLREYLESERAEILDNGIRLNAIGEVEKLPRYVKDPLERLMADSAHNTGMVLTLALSYGGREELLRAARSLAESVARGELDPAHLGADDLESRLWTSGLPPVDLVVRTSGEQRISNFLLWQVAYAELCFTDALWPDFRTEEFLRCLSQYQGRERRFGLTSAQLNRDETPQRAKA
- a CDS encoding putative metal-binding motif-containing protein produces the protein MRAWLAVAGVWLGVGCTVPSKEAVEVQRFCTDVGRGFQDGTLRLTENATCDRGVAVEVQAQGFSPGCVRVSLQDRDQRELATTSLKGTTQVTPNNPAHLRVLLSEQQGTAFDLVATAHYANCEGTSLAQARKQVEVPKGSVLGVQLVVSATDVDGDGYVDVGTSGTDCDDHNAQRHPGAQEVCNGVDDNCADGETEAFIPWFVDEDGDGWAGTPAGMGCTPPVPGASPQSLDCDENSPFIAQGIAEMCDRLDNNCDGRVDEGCSTSSWVMQPDAGTSDWTALAAYAPNNTWLATGTGVVSHVGDHSLAKGCSGFWRAAWSSRDGQVFLASASNGLASTIPGVTTCYETSPPSASNDLTGITGLESAKDGGVQGVYAVASNGKIFHWSMPFNVSGAVTQLDMVPASLRAVDGEGTTDTLLAVGVRSDGGPAAFRFNPDGGPWLQEDLDAPHSSGLLSVDVVDSRLAYAVADNGTVLARERGVWRMLPPLMGSEHLTDVVAYGRSGVYVSSLEGRIHLFNGSTWQTIYTGLQPLTNIDGPLPTEIWAVGHKGTVLRYKP